DNA sequence from the Gordonia polyisoprenivorans genome:
CGTCCTGAGCCAGGATCAAACTCTCCATGAAAAAACATCGAAACCAAACAGTTTCAACACAAACCAGGAAAGCAAAACCTGACAAAAACAATCCAAAAAACTGGCAAAAAAATCCACACCACACCCCACAACAGAGGCGCGATGCACAAACTCTAATGCCACAAAACAAATGGCATCAAACAATCCACCAACACACTATCGAGTTCTCAAAGAACACACACCCACCAACACCACCCCACACAAGGGCGAACTCCAGCGAGTTGTCGTTCAGGATTCGCCACCCAATCACGGGCAACTCGTCCAGTGTGCCAGATCGCGGCGGTTAGGCCAAATGGTGTCTGGCCTTGCTGCGTTCCGACGTACCGCGGATCGGCTGCCTCCACTCCGAGGAGGTGAGGACATCCTGCAACCCCCGATTCCTGTCGGCCCCGGGGGATTTGCTCTCTGCGGTGCAACAAGAAAGTTACATGCGTTGGAACATCGCGTCAAATCCCCAGGTCAAGGGGCGATGCGCGCGCCTGCGAACGACTTCTTGCCACGCCGGACGACCAGCCACCGGCCGTGCAAGAGATCCGAGTCGGCCGGTCGCCACTCCTCGTCGGTGATCTTCGCATTGTTCACATACGCCCCGCCCTCGGTGACCGCGCGTCGTGCAGCTTTGTTGCTGTCGCACAGCTTGGTGTCCACCAACAGCTCGACGATGGTCGGCCGCGTCCCGGAGTAGTCGGCCACCGTCGTCTCACCGAGGGCTGCAGCCAGCGTCTGTTCGTCGAGATCGTCGAGATCGCCGCGACCGAACAGGGCCTGACTCGCCAACTGAACGGCAGCGGTGTGTTCGGAGCCGTGGATCAGCGTCGTCATCTCCGCTGCCAGTCGCTTCTGCGCGAGTCTGAGGTGCGGGGTCTCCTCGGTGGCGCGCTCGAGTTCGGCGATTTCCTCACGATCGAGGAAGGTGAACCATCTCAGGTAGCGCACGACGTCGGCGTCGGCGGTGTTGACGAAGTACTGGTACCACGCATACGGGCTGGTCAGCTCCGGATCGAGCCAGAGGCTACCGCCGCCGGTGGACTTGCCGAACTTCTTCCCGTCGGAGGAGGTCACCAGCGGCACGGTCAGCGCGTGGACCGCATCGCCGTCGACTCGTCGAACCAGATCGACACCGCCGATGATGTTGCCCCACTGATCTGACCCGCCGATCTGCAGCGAGCAGCCATGTCGTCGATGCAGCTGGAGGTAGTCGTTGGACTGCAGCAGGATGTAGCTGAACTCGGCGTAACTGATCCCGTCGGTCTCGAGACGTCGTTTGACGGTCTCGCGCGCCAGCATCACGTTCACCGAGAAGTGCTTGCCCAGATCCCGGAGGAAGTCGACGACCGACATCGGCCCGGTCCAGTCGAGGTTGTTCACGAGAACAGCGCTGTTCGGTGCGTCGTCGATGGTGACGAACCGCCTCAGTTGCCCGCCGATCCGATCCGCCCATCCCTCGACAACATCGGCGGCATTCATGGAACGCTCCCCCACCTCGCGTGGGTCACCGATGAGTCCGGTGGCGCCACCCGCGAGTACGAGGGGTCGGTGGCCGGCGAGTTGGAAGCGTCGCAACGTCAGCAGCGGCACGAGGTGGCCGGCGTGCAGACTTGCCGCGGTCGGATCGAACCCGGCGTAGAGGGTGATGGGACCGGCGTCCAAAGCGGTACGAAGATCATCGAGATCGGTCGATTGCGCGATCAGACCACGCCATTCGAGCTCTTCGAGGATATCGCTGGTGGTCACTGCGTTCTCCGAGGTCTGCGCACTCACCCGACGATCTTCCCACCCCGCCCCCGGATTCCGTCCGAGGGCCCGGCGGCAGGACGGCCGCGCGTCAGGAACCGCTGGTCAACGAAGCGTGCTCGGCATCGTCGACGGCTCTCGCCTCGTCGGCGAGCATCACGGGGATTCCGTCGGCGTCGATGCGGTAGGCCACCTGAAGGCGCGGGTTGTACAGCTCGTCGCCTGCGTCGAGCAGCGGGCCATGGTCCTGCGGACACACGAGTCGTTCCCGAACGATCGGATCGATGGCCTCGGCACGCGACGACATTTCCGCTTGTTCCCTTCGTTCGACGATCACGCGACACTTCTGCGTGTCGACTTCACCGTATCGTGCCGGTGGCGTCGCCCGCCCCCTCCGTGGCCGCGACGGTGTTCCACGCGGTCTTGGCCGCCGACGACCTGGTGTACCTGCGGTAACGCCCCTCTGCGTCGCGGT
Encoded proteins:
- a CDS encoding Trm112 family protein; this translates as MSSRAEAIDPIVRERLVCPQDHGPLLDAGDELYNPRLQVAYRIDADGIPVMLADEARAVDDAEHASLTSGS
- the tyrS gene encoding tyrosine--tRNA ligase, translating into MSAQTSENAVTTSDILEELEWRGLIAQSTDLDDLRTALDAGPITLYAGFDPTAASLHAGHLVPLLTLRRFQLAGHRPLVLAGGATGLIGDPREVGERSMNAADVVEGWADRIGGQLRRFVTIDDAPNSAVLVNNLDWTGPMSVVDFLRDLGKHFSVNVMLARETVKRRLETDGISYAEFSYILLQSNDYLQLHRRHGCSLQIGGSDQWGNIIGGVDLVRRVDGDAVHALTVPLVTSSDGKKFGKSTGGGSLWLDPELTSPYAWYQYFVNTADADVVRYLRWFTFLDREEIAELERATEETPHLRLAQKRLAAEMTTLIHGSEHTAAVQLASQALFGRGDLDDLDEQTLAAALGETTVADYSGTRPTIVELLVDTKLCDSNKAARRAVTEGGAYVNNAKITDEEWRPADSDLLHGRWLVVRRGKKSFAGARIAP